A window from Micromonospora profundi encodes these proteins:
- a CDS encoding class I SAM-dependent methyltransferase — protein MTGDHYFSAQPASEAPAREVEFTVADRDYRLGSAGGVFSASRLDPGTAVLLRKADLPAADTTGDLLDLGCGFGPIACVLADLAPASTVWAVDVNARARELTEANAARVNAADRVLVRAPDDVPAEVRFAQLWSNPPIRIGKDDLHELLRRWLPRLAPDGVGWLVVARHLGGDSLHRWLTDEGWQVERYASQKGFRVLRVTR, from the coding sequence GTGACCGGCGACCACTACTTCAGCGCTCAACCCGCAAGCGAAGCCCCGGCGCGCGAGGTCGAGTTCACCGTCGCCGACCGCGACTACCGGCTCGGCTCGGCCGGCGGGGTCTTCTCCGCCAGCCGCCTCGACCCCGGCACCGCCGTACTCCTGCGCAAGGCAGACCTTCCCGCCGCCGACACCACAGGTGACCTGCTCGACCTCGGCTGCGGGTTCGGCCCGATCGCCTGCGTGCTCGCCGACCTGGCACCGGCGAGCACCGTCTGGGCGGTCGACGTCAACGCCCGCGCCCGCGAACTCACCGAAGCCAACGCGGCCCGGGTTAACGCCGCCGACCGGGTCCTGGTCCGCGCGCCGGACGACGTGCCGGCGGAGGTTCGATTCGCCCAGCTCTGGTCCAACCCACCCATCCGGATCGGCAAGGACGACCTGCACGAGTTGTTGCGGCGCTGGCTTCCCCGGCTCGCTCCGGACGGCGTCGGCTGGCTTGTCGTCGCCCGCCACCTCGGCGGCGACTCGCTGCACCGCTGGCTCACCGACGAGGGCTGGCAGGTCGAGCGGTACGCCAGCCAGAAGGGGTTCCGGGTGCTGCGGGTCACCCGGTAA